The following is a genomic window from Aphis gossypii isolate Hap1 chromosome X, ASM2018417v2, whole genome shotgun sequence.
tgagccaaaattaaaaaaattaattttttcaatattttaataagcaatattatatcaattgaaCTTATTTTTGAGGTCGTAACCTACTCGCTCCCATTTTCCTAAACGGCTCCCGTCGAAAAGGTTTTACAAACAGGTAAATTTCTAAACTGCTTGGTTTTTTACATTACAAgttcattttcatttcataCAGACTTAAAACTGTATCAAAAGAGGTTTGGTTAAACTTTTGTTGgtgtaaactaaataaattataaaacttagaTAGAAAAACCatatattgtgatttttttactaaaataatattcaattttagtgttaaaaaaaatgcatgtataagtagaaatataaaaaaaaaatcatacaatagggattttttttatgtaatccaTACACAATACTGTTATTTTACTAGATGAAAATTTGTCTCCTAATGAACTCtagttcatttaaaaattaagtgtaCTGACATGAcagctttaaattttttttatgggagCCTTTTAGGTATTTAACTGTTTGTTAGACCTTTTTTGATGGGAGCTGTTTGGAAATATGCAAACAATAGACAGGAGCCGTTTAGGATCCGATGatttttgtagtttaatttattaatatattacagggGTGGCGAACCTTTTTTGGGTCAAGtgccaaaatttaaaatcaagttTTTTGGATTATGCTCgcgtgccaaaaaaaaaaaaaatgaattttactaGGTAAGATGAAAAGAAAAAGCATGCAATAattacacacattttattaggtatataatttaataaataagtagtatatatgtaaagttttattacaaacttataaatttgattcttAAAATTTCTCATAGGtactaaacttttaaatataatttttttttaagataaataatatttgcgtGCCACTGAAATTTGGTCAACGTGCCACTTCTGGCACGCGTGCCATAGGTTCGCCACCCctgatatattacattaacctctctacctattaattatagtaaatatttttataattttgtaatattttctttcattagaaattatacttttataattaaaatgtatgactactaaattattatcatgctTCAATGCTATTAATACTATTCTTTACTACTACAAAAGTActatacaataacataatttactatttaaatatttttaatataatatatatgaatacatgtatattgacatattgtatatatattatatttaagtttctataattatagtcaatcaaatgtatattattattcatgttttaatttattatttatattcatatgttaatattttatattgataattttttgcaaattaatttaagttaaaattgaatagacTCAAAATAAGTCAGAGGATACTGGCAAACACTTTACTAGTTGCTTTAATAAGCGGAAACTAATCTTATTTATagctaagtaaaatataaataaaaatcacaacacctaataataatgagaaGAAATggcaataatgataaatgtgccatgttaaataaataaaaaaaaaaattttataatattataaggaaCAAATTGCATTATAAAGACTTTTTGGATTTGATCTGAAATGGATTAAAACTCGGTATCATTGGGTTTTCCAATACTTTAAACTCGGGTGCTATTTTCAAATTCGGTTTGATACCTGAATTGGCTGATTCTTGTGTTTGCTCCgttttgatttcatttttttttccgtaTACTCTCAGAGAATTGGACTTATTGGCAACAGTCCAGTTGGACACTATCTTGTACATGGTTACTTTCTCCTCATCAGATGTGAGCTTGATTTCCTCCATCACTCGCAAGAACATTTGGTGGAGGTAATTTTTCACCTTAGTATCTCCATGCTGTTTCCCAATATAGTAGTTGTTAAAGACACGGTACAAATAATAGTACACATTTCTAAAGTCTATAACGTCTGGTCCTGTAGTTTTCGGTGGTGGGGTGCACTCTGACATGATCAAGAATGAGCTGGACAAcagtttaaatgtattaaaagagTTTGGCTCCTTGTCATAATTTTCTTGAAGGTAGTCCATCCACTTGATCATCACATCCTCGGGCTTGGTGCCGCTGACCAAGAACAAGTCATCCATTTCATTGAGATCGATGAACGACGGgctttttttcatttcctcGATTTCTTTTCggttttcaactcttagctgtGCCAACTTTTGGTTCACCTGTTTGAGGTTTTTAGTGGGGACACGAGTGGCAAGACGTTTTGGAAAATTTATACCGTACATATCAATAGCTT
Proteins encoded in this region:
- the LOC114129334 gene encoding uncharacterized protein LOC114129334, whose product is MAENGESSSKSIKRKNCKGARSKSSQPVVWSEDEKLQLAEAIDMYGINFPKRLATRVPTKNLKQVNQKLAQLRVENRKEIEEMKKSPSFIDLNEMDDLFLVSGTKPEDVMIKWMDYLQENYDKEPNSFNTFKLLSSSFLIMSECTPPPKTTGPDVIDFRNVYYYLYRVFNNYYIGKQHGDTKVKNYLHQMFLRVMEEIKLTSDEEKVTMYKIVSNWTVANKSNSLRVYGKKNEIKTEQTQESANSGIKPNLKIAPEFKVLENPMIPSFNPFQIKSKKSL